Proteins from a single region of Streptomyces spinoverrucosus:
- the gndA gene encoding NADP-dependent phosphogluconate dehydrogenase, with product MSTSAQIGVTGLAVMGRNLARNFARNGYTVAVHNRTVSRTHALVEEFGSEGDFVAAETAKDFVAALERPRRLVIMVKAGEPTDAVIQEFAPLLEPGDMIIDGGNAHFADTRRRERELREQGIHFVGTGISGGEEGALHGPSIMPGGSKESYQSLGPMLEKISAKASDGAPCVTHVGPDGAGHFVKMVHNGIEYADMQLIGEAYQLLRDVAGYEPAQIAEIFRTWNTGRLDSYLIEITAEVLSHVDAATGKPFVDVVVDQAEQKGTGRWTVQIALDLGVPVSGIAEAVFARSLSGHAALRDASRGLAGPKASPLSSSEAGAFADRVEQALYASKIVSYTQGFHEIAAGSEEYDWGIDPGQVASIWRGGCIIRAAFLDRIRAAYDARSDLPSLLSDETFAREIADAQDDWREVLIAATREGVPTPGFAAALAYYDGLRAERLPAALTQGQRDFFGAHTYRRVDRDGAFHTLWGGDRSEVSA from the coding sequence ATGAGCACTTCAGCCCAGATCGGCGTCACGGGTCTCGCGGTCATGGGCCGCAACCTCGCCCGCAATTTCGCGCGCAACGGCTACACGGTCGCGGTGCACAACCGGACGGTGTCACGGACGCATGCGCTGGTGGAGGAGTTCGGGAGCGAGGGCGACTTCGTCGCGGCCGAGACCGCCAAGGACTTCGTCGCGGCCCTGGAACGGCCCCGCCGCCTGGTGATCATGGTCAAGGCGGGTGAGCCGACCGACGCGGTGATCCAGGAGTTCGCCCCGCTCCTGGAGCCCGGCGACATGATCATCGACGGTGGCAACGCGCACTTCGCGGACACCCGGCGCCGCGAGCGCGAGCTGCGTGAGCAGGGCATCCACTTCGTCGGCACCGGCATCTCCGGCGGCGAGGAGGGCGCACTGCACGGGCCGAGCATCATGCCGGGCGGCTCGAAGGAGTCGTACCAGTCGCTGGGCCCGATGCTGGAGAAGATCTCCGCGAAGGCGTCCGACGGGGCGCCCTGTGTGACGCATGTGGGTCCGGACGGCGCCGGGCACTTCGTGAAGATGGTGCACAACGGCATCGAGTACGCCGACATGCAGCTGATCGGCGAGGCGTACCAGCTGCTGCGCGATGTCGCAGGGTACGAGCCGGCGCAGATCGCGGAGATCTTCCGGACGTGGAACACCGGCCGTCTGGACTCCTACCTGATCGAGATCACGGCCGAGGTGCTGTCCCACGTGGACGCGGCGACCGGCAAGCCGTTCGTGGACGTGGTGGTGGACCAGGCGGAGCAGAAGGGCACCGGTCGCTGGACGGTCCAGATCGCGCTGGACCTGGGGGTTCCGGTCTCCGGGATCGCGGAGGCGGTCTTCGCGCGCTCACTGTCCGGTCATGCGGCGCTGCGGGACGCCTCGCGGGGGCTGGCGGGGCCGAAGGCGTCGCCGCTGAGCTCGTCCGAGGCGGGGGCCTTCGCCGACCGCGTCGAGCAGGCGCTGTACGCGTCGAAGATCGTGTCGTACACGCAGGGCTTCCACGAGATCGCCGCGGGGAGCGAGGAGTACGACTGGGGGATCGACCCGGGGCAGGTCGCCTCGATCTGGCGCGGTGGCTGCATCATTCGCGCGGCGTTCCTGGACCGGATCCGTGCCGCGTACGACGCCCGGTCGGACCTGCCGAGCCTGCTGTCCGACGAGACGTTCGCGCGGGAGATCGCCGACGCCCAGGACGACTGGCGTGAGGTGCTGATCGCGGCGACGCGGGAGGGGGTGCCGACGCCGGGGTTCGCGGCGGCGCTGGCGTACTACGACGGGTTGCGGGCGGAGCGGTTGCCTGCGGCGCTTACGCAGGGGCAGCGGGACTTCTTCGGGGCGCACACGTATCGGCGGGTGGATCGGGATGGGGCGTTCCACACCCTGTGGGGTGGGGATCGGTCGGAGGTGTCCGCCTAG
- a CDS encoding IclR family transcriptional regulator has translation MGNYPADSETAAPAVNGVQSVDRAVSVLEILAQRGEAGVSEVAAEMDVHKSTAFRLLGALEARGLVEQTAERGKYRLGFGIVRLAGAVTGRLDITQQGRPVCERLSGEIGETVNIAVLQEHHAVNLYQVRGPGAVGTHNWVGQLTPVYATSSGKILLAHLPEKERAAVLAESGTQKLTPHTLTSRTELEKNLAEARERGYVVALEELEVGLHAVAAPIRSRDGEVIAALSASGPTYRFTEERMHELAPVLIRGAEEISRRMGCLG, from the coding sequence ATGGGCAACTATCCCGCAGATAGCGAAACAGCGGCTCCCGCGGTGAACGGGGTGCAGTCCGTCGACCGCGCCGTCAGCGTTTTGGAGATCCTCGCCCAACGTGGCGAGGCGGGCGTCAGCGAGGTGGCCGCCGAGATGGACGTCCACAAATCGACCGCGTTCCGGCTGCTCGGGGCGCTGGAGGCGCGCGGCCTGGTCGAGCAGACGGCCGAGCGGGGAAAGTACCGGCTGGGTTTCGGGATCGTACGCCTCGCCGGCGCGGTCACGGGCCGCCTCGACATCACCCAGCAGGGCCGGCCGGTGTGCGAGCGCCTCAGCGGGGAAATCGGCGAGACCGTCAACATCGCGGTCCTGCAGGAGCACCACGCGGTCAACCTGTACCAGGTACGCGGCCCGGGCGCGGTCGGCACGCACAACTGGGTCGGACAGCTCACCCCGGTGTACGCCACGTCGAGCGGCAAGATCCTACTGGCCCATCTGCCGGAGAAGGAGCGGGCCGCCGTGCTCGCGGAGTCGGGGACGCAGAAGCTGACGCCACACACCCTGACCTCCAGGACCGAGCTGGAGAAGAATCTCGCCGAGGCGCGCGAGCGCGGGTACGTGGTGGCGCTGGAGGAACTCGAGGTCGGGCTGCACGCCGTGGCCGCCCCGATCCGCTCCCGCGACGGCGAGGTGATCGCCGCCCTTAGCGCCTCCGGCCCCACGTACCGCTTCACCGAGGAACGCATGCACGAGCTCGCACCCGTGCTGATCAGGGGCGCGGAGGAGATCAGCCGCCGGATGGGCTGTCTGGGCTGA
- a CDS encoding sarcosine oxidase subunit gamma, giving the protein MAETVLTAPLRSPLSQVAERLAAATRTSGGAIRLAELPFLAQLNVRLDAKGAAAEAVGLALDLQLPLQPNTVVRAGELTALWLGPDEWLLVAPPGSERDLESRIREAAGDEPVSVTDVSAQRTTLLVTGPRAHDLLAHGCPLDLHPRAFGSGRCAQTTLGRTQVVLVARNEPRAGFWVLVRSSFAGYLADWLLDAATEYV; this is encoded by the coding sequence ATGGCTGAGACCGTCCTTACCGCCCCGCTCCGCAGCCCGCTGTCGCAGGTCGCGGAGCGACTGGCCGCCGCGACACGCACGTCCGGGGGTGCGATCAGGCTGGCCGAACTCCCCTTCCTGGCCCAGCTCAACGTGCGCCTCGACGCCAAGGGAGCCGCGGCGGAAGCCGTCGGGCTCGCACTGGACCTGCAACTGCCCCTCCAGCCGAACACGGTCGTCCGCGCGGGGGAGTTGACCGCGCTGTGGCTCGGCCCGGACGAGTGGCTGCTGGTGGCACCGCCGGGAAGTGAGCGCGACCTGGAGAGCCGGATCAGAGAAGCCGCGGGAGACGAGCCGGTCTCCGTCACCGACGTCTCCGCGCAGCGCACCACGCTCCTCGTCACGGGCCCGCGCGCCCATGACCTGCTGGCCCACGGCTGCCCGCTGGACCTGCATCCACGGGCCTTCGGCTCCGGACGCTGCGCCCAGACGACACTGGGCCGCACGCAGGTAGTCCTGGTCGCCCGGAACGAACCCAGGGCCGGATTCTGGGTTCTGGTCCGCTCGTCGTTCGCCGGCTATCTGGCGGACTGGTTGCTCGACGCGGCGACGGAATACGTCTGA
- a CDS encoding sarcosine oxidase subunit alpha family protein, whose product MLLIPCPWCGPRDEAEFHYGGQAHVPYPENPASLSDEEWARYLFFRDNPKGPFAERWSHAAGCRRWFNAVRDTSTNEVLAVYRTGEERPEALVPRPVTSQPSSAPPARPAFEGEALSGPTGVQAAEPPGGVEGAQPLQDGTGRDGGGGTQPFRHGTRGRVDRDTPLTFTFDGTEYQGFRGDTLASALLANGVVQAGTSIKLGRPRGIFSAGVEEPNAVVQIEEPFPEPMLPATTVELYDGLVASSLPGQGRLATDPDPARYDAVHAHCDLLIVGAGPAGLAAAAAAARSGARVILADDQPEPGGSLLGTGEHLDWVREVTEQFDAAPEVRVLPRTTVFGYYDDNHLLAVERRTNHLGADAPDNVSRERVWRIRARRVVLATGAHERSLAFADNDRPGVMLASSARAHVNRHGVLPGRHAVVFTTNDSAYAAALDLAPAGLAISAIVDTRPEPGEWAERARAAGIDVLAGHAVTGTDGEARLTAVTVAPYGESAGQRQFAADLLLVSGGWNPVAHLFSQSGGKLRYDETLGSFVPDSCRQAVEVVGSASGVLDPATVLAQGAAAGARAVEAEGYTSETPRLPDVPAQPRQTAPMHVYVVPGGNDAPRFVDLQRDVTVDDLARATGAGLRSVEHTKRYTTAGTANDQGKTSGVLAGGVVAELLGVDISALGTTTFRPPYTPVSFAALAGRDRGTLSDPVRTTAIHEWHVAHGALFENVGQWKRPWYYPQDGEDMEAAVLRECRATRESVGFMDASTLGKIDVQGPDAGVFLDRLYTNMMSTLKVGMIRYGVMCRPDGMVFDDGTVIRVAQDRFLVTTTTGNAAVVLDWMEEWLQTEWPELKVHCTSVTEQWATVALVGPKSREVLGSLAPQLAVANDDFPFMAWRGTTVAGIAARVCRISFSGELAYEINVSPWQALALWEAVYEAGAPYGITPYGTETMHVLRAEKGYPIIGQDTDGTVTPQDLGMSWVVSKKKPDFIGKRSYARADTSRPDRKHLVGLLPEDPGTLLPEGTHLVADGVLPTPPVPMLGHVTSSYRSAALGRTFALALIKGGRDRIGERLYAPVGDQLVPVTVAGPVLYDPEGARRDG is encoded by the coding sequence ATGCTGCTCATCCCCTGCCCATGGTGCGGGCCCCGCGACGAGGCCGAGTTCCACTACGGCGGCCAGGCCCATGTGCCGTACCCGGAGAACCCGGCGTCCCTCTCCGACGAGGAGTGGGCCCGCTACCTGTTCTTCCGCGACAACCCGAAGGGCCCCTTCGCCGAGCGCTGGAGCCACGCGGCGGGCTGCCGCCGCTGGTTCAACGCGGTACGGGACACATCGACGAACGAGGTTCTGGCGGTGTACAGGACGGGCGAGGAACGCCCGGAGGCGTTGGTGCCGCGCCCGGTCACCTCTCAGCCCAGTTCAGCACCACCAGCCCGTCCGGCGTTCGAGGGCGAGGCCCTTTCGGGGCCGACGGGGGTCCAGGCGGCGGAGCCCCCCGGCGGGGTGGAAGGGGCGCAGCCCCTCCAGGATGGGACGGGTAGGGACGGCGGGGGCGGGACTCAGCCCTTCCGCCATGGAACCCGCGGCCGAGTCGACCGCGACACCCCCCTCACCTTCACCTTCGACGGCACCGAATACCAAGGCTTCCGAGGCGACACCCTCGCCTCCGCCCTCCTCGCCAACGGCGTCGTCCAGGCCGGCACCAGCATCAAGCTCGGCCGCCCGCGCGGCATCTTCTCGGCCGGCGTCGAAGAGCCCAACGCGGTCGTCCAGATCGAGGAACCCTTCCCCGAGCCCATGCTGCCCGCCACGACCGTCGAGCTCTACGACGGCCTGGTCGCAAGCAGTCTCCCCGGCCAGGGCCGCCTCGCCACCGACCCCGACCCCGCCCGCTACGACGCCGTACACGCCCACTGCGACCTGCTGATCGTCGGCGCGGGCCCGGCCGGCCTCGCGGCAGCGGCGGCGGCAGCGAGGAGCGGCGCCCGCGTCATCCTCGCCGACGACCAGCCGGAACCCGGCGGGAGCCTCCTCGGCACGGGCGAACACCTCGACTGGGTGCGGGAGGTGACCGAGCAGTTCGACGCCGCCCCCGAGGTCCGCGTCCTGCCCCGTACCACCGTCTTCGGCTACTACGACGACAATCACCTCCTCGCCGTCGAACGCCGCACCAACCACCTCGGCGCCGACGCCCCCGACAACGTCTCCCGCGAACGCGTCTGGCGCATCCGCGCCCGCCGGGTCGTCCTCGCCACCGGCGCCCACGAGCGCTCGCTGGCGTTCGCGGACAACGACCGCCCCGGAGTGATGCTGGCCTCCTCGGCCCGCGCGCACGTCAACCGTCACGGCGTCCTGCCCGGCCGCCACGCGGTCGTCTTCACCACCAACGACAGCGCGTACGCGGCGGCGTTGGACCTGGCCCCGGCAGGCCTGGCGATCTCGGCGATCGTCGACACCCGCCCCGAGCCGGGGGAGTGGGCCGAGCGCGCGAGGGCGGCCGGCATCGACGTGCTGGCCGGGCACGCCGTCACCGGCACGGACGGCGAGGCACGCCTCACCGCCGTGACCGTCGCGCCGTACGGAGAGTCCGCGGGACAGCGGCAGTTCGCCGCCGACCTGCTGCTGGTCTCCGGCGGCTGGAACCCGGTGGCGCACCTGTTCAGCCAGTCCGGCGGCAAGCTCCGCTACGACGAGACGCTGGGCTCCTTCGTTCCCGACAGCTGCCGCCAGGCGGTCGAGGTCGTGGGCAGCGCGAGCGGCGTCCTCGACCCGGCCACGGTCCTGGCACAGGGCGCGGCAGCCGGTGCCCGCGCAGTCGAGGCCGAGGGGTACACGTCCGAGACGCCCCGCCTCCCGGACGTGCCCGCACAGCCACGGCAGACGGCGCCGATGCACGTGTACGTCGTGCCGGGCGGCAACGACGCCCCCCGTTTCGTCGACCTCCAACGCGACGTGACCGTCGACGACCTGGCCCGCGCGACCGGCGCCGGTCTGCGCTCGGTCGAGCACACCAAGCGCTACACCACCGCCGGCACCGCCAACGACCAGGGCAAGACCTCCGGCGTCCTGGCCGGCGGCGTCGTGGCCGAGCTGCTCGGCGTGGACATCTCGGCGCTCGGCACGACCACGTTCCGCCCGCCCTACACCCCGGTGTCCTTCGCCGCCCTCGCGGGCCGCGACCGGGGTACGCTGAGCGACCCGGTCCGCACGACCGCCATCCACGAGTGGCATGTCGCGCACGGCGCCCTGTTCGAGAACGTCGGCCAGTGGAAGCGCCCCTGGTACTACCCGCAGGACGGCGAGGACATGGAAGCCGCCGTACTGCGCGAATGCCGGGCGACCCGCGAGAGCGTCGGCTTCATGGACGCCTCCACCCTCGGCAAGATCGACGTCCAGGGCCCGGACGCCGGTGTCTTCCTCGACCGGCTCTACACCAACATGATGAGCACCCTGAAGGTCGGCATGATCCGCTACGGCGTCATGTGCCGCCCGGACGGCATGGTCTTCGACGACGGCACGGTCATCCGCGTCGCCCAGGACCGCTTCCTGGTCACCACGACGACGGGCAACGCGGCCGTCGTCCTGGACTGGATGGAGGAGTGGCTCCAGACCGAGTGGCCCGAGCTGAAGGTCCACTGCACGTCCGTGACCGAGCAGTGGGCCACGGTCGCCCTGGTCGGCCCGAAGTCCCGCGAGGTACTCGGCTCGCTGGCACCCCAACTCGCCGTGGCCAACGACGACTTCCCGTTCATGGCCTGGCGCGGGACGACCGTCGCCGGCATCGCGGCCCGAGTCTGCCGGATCAGCTTCTCCGGCGAACTCGCCTACGAGATCAACGTGTCACCGTGGCAGGCCCTCGCCCTGTGGGAGGCCGTGTACGAGGCCGGCGCCCCGTACGGCATCACCCCGTACGGCACGGAGACCATGCACGTCCTGCGGGCCGAGAAGGGCTACCCGATCATCGGCCAGGACACCGACGGCACCGTCACTCCCCAGGACCTCGGCATGAGCTGGGTGGTGTCCAAGAAGAAGCCGGACTTCATCGGCAAGCGGTCCTACGCCCGCGCGGACACGTCCCGCCCCGACCGCAAGCACCTGGTGGGCCTGCTCCCCGAGGACCCGGGCACCCTCCTCCCGGAGGGCACCCACCTCGTCGCCGACGGTGTGCTGCCGACGCCGCCCGTCCCGATGCTCGGCCATGTCACCTCCAGCTATCGCAGTGCCGCCCTCGGACGGACGTTCGCGCTCGCCCTGATCAAGGGCGGCCGGGACCGCATCGGCGAGCGGCTGTACGCCCCCGTCGGCGACCAACTGGTGCCGGTGACCGTCGCCGGCCCTGTCCTCTACGACCCCGAGGGAGCCCGCCGCGATGGCTGA
- a CDS encoding sarcosine oxidase subunit beta family protein: protein MWRNPEPKRSYDVVIVGGGGHGLATAHYLARNHGITNVAVLEKGWLAGGNMARNTTIIRSNYLWDESAGIYEHALKLWEGLAEELDYPILFSQRGVLNLAHSLQDVRDSVRRVEANRLNGVDAEWLDADGVMEVCPIVNISQDVRYPVLGATYQPRAGIAKHDYVAWGLARSADAAGIDIIQNCEVTGLDVVGNRVVGVQTDLGPIAAGKVALCSAGHTSVLAAMAGIELPVQSHPLQALVSELLEPVHPTVVMSNAVHVYVSQAHKGELVMGAGIDAYNSYTQRGAFHIIEEQMSAALELFPVFARAHVLRTWGGIVDVSPDASPIIGLSPVDNLYLNCGWGTGGFKATPGVGWVYAHTIANDTPHALNAPFSLDRFTTGALVDEHGAAAVAH from the coding sequence CTGTGGCGCAATCCCGAGCCCAAGCGGTCGTACGACGTAGTGATCGTCGGAGGCGGCGGACACGGCCTGGCCACCGCCCACTACCTGGCCAGGAACCACGGCATCACCAATGTCGCGGTGCTGGAGAAGGGCTGGCTCGCAGGCGGCAACATGGCCCGCAACACCACGATCATCCGCTCCAACTACCTGTGGGACGAGAGCGCCGGCATCTACGAGCACGCGCTCAAGCTCTGGGAGGGACTGGCGGAGGAGCTCGACTACCCGATCCTCTTCTCCCAGCGCGGTGTGCTGAACCTGGCCCACAGCCTCCAGGACGTCCGCGACAGTGTGCGCCGCGTCGAGGCCAACCGCCTCAACGGCGTGGACGCGGAGTGGCTCGACGCGGACGGCGTCATGGAAGTCTGCCCGATCGTCAACATCTCGCAGGACGTGCGCTACCCCGTCCTGGGCGCCACGTACCAGCCGCGCGCGGGCATCGCCAAGCACGACTACGTCGCCTGGGGCCTGGCCCGTTCGGCGGACGCCGCGGGCATCGACATCATCCAGAACTGCGAGGTCACCGGCCTGGACGTGGTCGGCAACCGCGTCGTCGGCGTCCAGACCGACCTCGGCCCCATCGCGGCCGGCAAGGTGGCACTCTGCTCGGCGGGCCACACGTCTGTCCTGGCCGCCATGGCCGGCATCGAACTCCCCGTCCAGAGCCACCCGTTGCAGGCTCTGGTCTCGGAGCTGCTGGAGCCCGTGCACCCGACCGTCGTCATGTCCAACGCCGTCCACGTGTACGTCAGCCAGGCCCACAAGGGCGAGCTGGTGATGGGCGCGGGCATCGACGCGTACAACTCGTACACCCAGCGAGGGGCCTTCCACATCATCGAAGAGCAGATGTCGGCGGCCCTGGAGCTCTTCCCGGTCTTCGCCCGCGCCCACGTCCTGCGCACCTGGGGCGGCATCGTCGACGTCAGCCCCGACGCCTCACCGATCATCGGGCTCAGCCCCGTCGACAACCTCTACCTCAACTGCGGCTGGGGAACCGGCGGTTTCAAGGCCACCCCGGGCGTCGGCTGGGTCTACGCCCACACCATCGCCAACGACACCCCGCACGCCCTCAACGCCCCCTTCTCGCTCGACCGTTTCACCACCGGCGCGCTCGTCGACGAGCACGGCGCGGCCGCGGTGGCCCACTAG
- a CDS encoding bifunctional methylenetetrahydrofolate dehydrogenase/methenyltetrahydrofolate cyclohydrolase, which yields MNAQLLDGKATAADIRRELAERVAKLTATDGRPPGLGTVLVGDDPGSHAYVAGKHRDCAQVGIASIRRDLPADASQQQVEETIDELNADPACTGYIVQLPLPRHLDAGAVLERMDPAKDADGLHPVNLGRLTLGVEAPLPCTPRGIVELLRRHEVPLAGARVCVIGRGITVGRPIGLLLTRRSENATVTLCHTGTKGLAWHVREADIVIAAAGSPALVTKDMLRPGAAVLDVGITRTDQGLVGDIHPDAAQTAGWIAPMPGGVGPMTRAMLLANVVEAAERNANTV from the coding sequence GTGAACGCACAGCTGCTCGACGGCAAGGCCACCGCCGCCGACATCCGCCGCGAACTCGCCGAGCGCGTGGCCAAGTTGACGGCCACGGACGGCCGCCCGCCGGGCCTGGGCACGGTCCTGGTCGGCGACGACCCGGGCAGCCATGCCTACGTCGCCGGCAAGCACCGCGACTGCGCCCAGGTCGGCATCGCCTCCATCCGCCGGGACCTGCCCGCCGACGCCTCCCAGCAGCAGGTCGAGGAGACGATCGACGAGCTCAACGCCGACCCGGCCTGCACCGGCTACATCGTCCAGCTCCCGCTCCCGCGCCACCTGGACGCGGGCGCCGTACTGGAACGCATGGACCCGGCCAAGGACGCCGACGGCCTGCACCCCGTCAACCTCGGCCGGCTCACCCTGGGCGTCGAAGCCCCGCTGCCGTGCACCCCGCGCGGCATCGTCGAGCTGCTCCGCCGCCACGAGGTACCGCTCGCCGGAGCGCGCGTCTGCGTGATCGGCCGGGGCATCACGGTGGGGCGCCCGATCGGCCTCCTCCTCACCCGCCGCTCCGAGAACGCCACGGTCACCCTGTGCCACACCGGTACCAAGGGCCTGGCCTGGCACGTCCGCGAGGCGGACATCGTCATCGCCGCCGCCGGCTCGCCCGCGCTGGTCACCAAGGACATGCTGCGTCCCGGCGCCGCGGTCCTGGACGTCGGCATCACCCGCACCGACCAGGGCCTGGTCGGCGACATCCACCCGGACGCCGCCCAGACGGCCGGCTGGATCGCGCCCATGCCCGGCGGTGTGGGCCCCATGACCCGCGCGATGTTGCTGGCCAACGTCGTCGAGGCCGCCGAGAGGAACGCGAACACCGTATGA
- a CDS encoding GcvT family protein — MAGPRVVIIGAGVVGAALADEVSARGWTEVTVVDQGPLPATGGSTSHAPGLVFQTNSSKTMTELARYTVEKFCSLDVDGKPCFLQVGGLEVATTPERLAELHRRHGWITAWGIEARFLTPDECVAQHPLVNRDRVLGGLLVPTDGLAKAVLAVEAQIRRATERGVAFLARHEVLDILQADGEVTGVRTDQGDLEADIVVCCAGIWGPKIARMAGMNLPLTPLAHQLAWTGPVPALAGQTEEAVRPILRHQDADLYYRDRFDGIGIGYYGHRPMPISADDILSVDEADEMPSVLKFTEEDFEDAWTETQSLLPATREAKVEEGINGLFSFTTDNFPLLGESPDVKGFWVAEAVWVTHSAGVGRAMAEWLVDGHCSSFDLHECDVNRFEPHQLSPEYVLARDCQNFVEVYDILHPLQPSGDPRPIRTSPFHTRQQEHGAFFLEANGWERPQWYEANAKLVEGRSIPTPNDWAAQFWSPIVGAEAQATRETVAMYDMTALKRLEVSGPGSAEFLERLCTGKVAKSVGSVTYTLLLDHDGGIRSDITVARLARDLFQVGANGNLDLDWFSRHLPADGTVQVRDITPGTCCVGLWGPLARKVLQPLTDEDFSNEGLKYFRAKRAYIGSVPVTAMRLSYVGELGWELYTTADQGRKLWDTLWQAAKPLGGVIAGRGAFNSLRLEKGYRSFGTDMTYEHDPYEAGVGFAVKLDKGDFVGKAALERRKSDVRRKLTCLTIDDPHSVVLGKEPVYDGDRAVGYVTSAAYGYTIGKGIAYAWLPAELATPGTPVQIGYFDQRVEAVVAEEPLFDPTMSRLRG, encoded by the coding sequence ATGGCGGGACCCCGAGTGGTCATCATCGGAGCGGGAGTCGTGGGAGCGGCTCTCGCGGACGAGGTCTCCGCGCGAGGCTGGACCGAGGTGACCGTGGTCGACCAGGGGCCGCTCCCGGCCACCGGGGGTTCGACCTCGCACGCCCCCGGCCTGGTCTTCCAGACCAACTCCTCGAAGACCATGACCGAGCTGGCCCGCTACACCGTCGAGAAGTTCTGCTCCCTCGACGTCGACGGCAAGCCCTGCTTCCTCCAGGTCGGCGGGCTGGAAGTGGCGACCACGCCGGAGCGCCTCGCGGAACTGCACCGCCGCCACGGCTGGATCACCGCTTGGGGCATCGAGGCCCGTTTCCTGACTCCCGACGAGTGCGTCGCGCAGCACCCGCTGGTCAACCGCGACAGGGTTCTCGGCGGCCTTCTCGTCCCGACGGACGGCCTCGCCAAGGCGGTCCTCGCCGTCGAGGCACAGATCCGCAGGGCGACGGAACGCGGCGTGGCCTTCCTCGCCCGCCACGAGGTCCTGGACATCCTCCAGGCCGACGGCGAGGTCACCGGCGTCCGCACCGACCAGGGCGATCTGGAAGCCGACATCGTCGTGTGCTGCGCCGGCATCTGGGGCCCGAAGATCGCCCGCATGGCCGGCATGAACCTGCCGCTGACCCCGCTCGCCCACCAGCTCGCCTGGACCGGCCCCGTTCCGGCCCTCGCCGGCCAGACCGAGGAGGCGGTCCGCCCGATCCTGCGCCATCAGGACGCCGACCTCTACTACCGCGACCGCTTCGACGGCATCGGCATCGGCTACTACGGCCACCGCCCGATGCCGATCTCCGCCGACGACATCCTCTCCGTGGACGAGGCCGACGAGATGCCGTCGGTTCTGAAGTTCACCGAGGAGGACTTCGAGGACGCCTGGACGGAGACCCAGTCCCTCCTCCCCGCCACCAGGGAGGCGAAGGTCGAGGAGGGCATCAACGGCCTGTTCTCCTTCACCACCGACAACTTCCCCCTCCTCGGCGAGTCCCCGGACGTCAAGGGCTTCTGGGTCGCCGAGGCCGTCTGGGTCACCCACTCCGCGGGCGTCGGCCGGGCCATGGCCGAGTGGCTGGTCGACGGCCACTGCTCGTCCTTCGACCTGCACGAGTGCGACGTCAACCGCTTCGAGCCGCACCAGCTGTCCCCGGAGTACGTCCTGGCCCGCGACTGCCAGAACTTCGTCGAGGTCTACGACATCCTCCACCCCCTCCAGCCGTCCGGCGACCCGCGCCCGATCCGCACCAGCCCCTTCCACACCCGCCAGCAGGAGCACGGCGCCTTTTTCCTGGAGGCGAACGGCTGGGAGCGCCCGCAGTGGTACGAGGCCAACGCGAAGCTGGTCGAGGGCCGTTCCATCCCCACCCCCAACGACTGGGCCGCGCAGTTCTGGTCGCCCATCGTGGGCGCCGAGGCACAGGCCACCCGCGAGACCGTCGCGATGTACGACATGACGGCCCTCAAGCGCCTGGAGGTGAGCGGCCCCGGCTCCGCCGAGTTCCTGGAGCGCCTGTGCACCGGCAAGGTCGCCAAGTCCGTCGGCTCGGTCACGTACACCCTGCTCCTCGACCACGACGGCGGCATCCGCAGCGACATCACCGTCGCACGCCTGGCCCGCGACCTTTTCCAGGTCGGCGCCAACGGCAACCTCGACCTCGACTGGTTCAGCCGCCACCTCCCCGCCGACGGCACGGTCCAGGTCCGCGACATCACCCCAGGCACCTGCTGCGTCGGCCTGTGGGGCCCGCTGGCCCGCAAGGTCCTCCAGCCCCTGACGGACGAGGACTTCTCCAACGAGGGCCTCAAGTACTTCCGTGCCAAGCGCGCCTACATCGGCAGCGTCCCGGTGACGGCGATGCGGCTGTCCTACGTCGGCGAACTCGGCTGGGAGCTGTACACCACCGCCGACCAGGGCCGCAAGCTGTGGGACACCCTGTGGCAGGCGGCCAAGCCCCTCGGTGGCGTCATCGCCGGCCGCGGTGCCTTCAACAGCCTCCGCCTGGAGAAGGGTTACCGCTCCTTCGGCACCGACATGACCTACGAGCACGACCCCTATGAGGCCGGCGTCGGCTTCGCCGTCAAACTCGACAAGGGCGACTTCGTCGGTAAGGCGGCGCTGGAGCGCCGTAAGTCCGATGTCCGGCGGAAGCTGACCTGCCTCACCATCGACGACCCGCACTCGGTCGTCCTCGGCAAGGAGCCGGTGTACGACGGCGACCGGGCGGTCGGCTACGTCACCAGCGCCGCCTACGGCTACACCATCGGCAAGGGCATCGCCTACGCCTGGCTCCCGGCCGAACTGGCCACCCCCGGCACACCCGTACAGATCGGCTACTTCGACCAGCGCGTCGAGGCGGTCGTCGCCGAGGAGCCCCTGTTCGACCCCACCATGTCCCGCCTCCGTGGCTGA